AAAGGCTCAGCAGCACGCCCATCCATCCCACCTGGTCCTTCTCCCAGAGCTGGCTCAGGATGTTGCTGTCGATGGCGTACTTCACAAAGCGGATATCGAGGCTCTCGATGCGGAAGTTGAGGTCCCCAAACCAGAACACAAGGctgtggaggggagggagggcaaCAGGCTGGAAGGGCTGGGCAGCAccacaggaggaaaacagcCTCAGCCTGTGGGCAGCCTCAGCCTCCAGGACAAGCGCTCTTGGGAGCACCAGTGCAGGTCAGCACTCAGCCAACAGCTCAgctggctgccagccctgccaggatTCCTCAGGTAGGACCAAGCACCATTAACCAAATGGGCCTGACTTCCCTGGGCAGAAATGGAGGGTGGAAATTTCCACTGTGAGGCACCTACCAGAGTCAGACCACACAGCCAAGAcactggggcagagctgggccctCAACCTCACCAGTCCCAAACCCCAACAGCACCAACATGCCAGGAGCTGCACCAGACCTGGATGTGCCCCAGGGGAAACCAAGGACCCCTCTTAACACCTACCCCACCATGCTGGGTCCCTACTGGGCCACGGGACAattttgcagctctgcaggcaagACCCCATCTCCAAGCTGTGCTGGGATTCAGGGGACAGACCCCAGACCCTACCTGGAGGGAGTCAAGGGTGGGGGCTGGCACACTAGAGCCCCAGCCCAGATTGGGGAGCAAAGTGGTGGGGTACGCACTCATGGTCCAGGATGCCGCTGGCCAcacgcccctcaaactgctgcATGTGCAGTATAGTGGCAAAGTCCTCCTTGCGCTGCTCCGCCTTCTCCAGGTGCGCTGGCAGGTGGCAGTTCAGGAAGCAGACCATGTGGCCGAAGATGGAGAGACGAACGCTCACCCCACCCTTGTTGCCCTGCACCGAGAGGATCCCATGACTCCTTGGGAAGCCAGGCCCTTGCCACCTCCCCAGGGGCCACACTCACCCAGTAGCCTCCCAGTCCCGTCCTCGTGCAGTCTGTCTGGATGTCCTGCAGGAAGGGGAGGTGGTAGTACTTGGCAAACACCAGTAGGATCACACCTTGCATCCGCACCGTGCTGATCTGGAATGGGAGCAGGGGCTGAAGCAGGATGGTAGCCACGGCAGAACCCGTAGGGGCAGCGACAGCTTCCCCCACCTCCAGGCCATAGGGGCAGCACCTCCATCCTTTGCATGCCCCCCCATCTTGCAGATGGCTAGCAGTACATTTAGTTCAGAGATCTATCCACACCCTCCTGAATACTGACAGCTGGGATAAGCCCAGCAATGCTAAGGCTCATGTATGCTCTGGGGCAAGCACCCTGGAGAGCTGAACCTGCCCTGGGACCCACAGGCTGCTGCCAGAAGCACAGGCTTGTTCCCACATTCACCTCCTCACCCTGGTGCAATGCAGCAGGCAACAAGAAGCATCCCCAAAGCACCACAGGGGAAGCCTAAGGCGCAGGAAAGGGAGCAGGGTGGCACAAGCTAAACAGCACACTGGTGAGATGTACCGCTAGCCCTCAGGTTAGCCCACACACACTGCTTGGATGGCTGCAGGCTGTCCCTCCAGCAAGCTCTCCTACTGCACCTCTTCCCTCCGTCCCTGCAGTCCAACTCTCCCTCCCCATGGTCCACCTGcctggcaggcagagagggaacaCCAGCTGCCCAGCCCCTTTGGGACCTCCTTACCAGGACAAAGTGGAAGGGGCTCAGCACATCCATGAAGAGCTCACTCCACTGATCTGTGAAGAGGGCATCCTTCAGGCGCTTGTTTATCTTAGAATTCACCTCTTGCAGCCTGGGAGGAAAGGGACAGCTCCCTCAGCCATACCAGGAAGGTGTCTGTGTCCCAAGTAGCGAGAGCTCCTTGGGAGAGGTGCCAAAGCACAGTGCTGGGGAGAAGGGCCAGGGCAGGAAGGGCAGATCAAGGGAGGACCCTGGGTTTAGAGTACAAACCAGCCATATCCTTTCTCCAGCGATGCTGGGCCATGTGCTAGCAGAATGCACAAGTGGCCCTGAATCCACAAGGCCTTGGCCCTTTTTAAAGCACGAGCAATTCAGCTGCACAGGGCTGGGCAGCAGTCTAAAGCCTGTCTCTAGGTACAAGAGGGGCCTATGGGACATTTCAGCTGCACTGGTCTCTATAGAGAAGCCAAGTCTCACCGGTACTTCAGCACAGGGTGTCCAGATGCATCCTAGCCACCaagctcagagcagcagcaaacagaagGTTAATAGTGCTCCTCCCAGCTCAGCAATTAGTGAAAAGCGGGAAGGAGAACATCCCCAGAGAACAGCAGAATCGGGAAACATCTTGCCCAAAAATATCAAGTGCTCAGGGCACAAAGAACAGGTCAGAGGAAGGACGCAGCCATGCAGAGACATCCTGGAggtggggagcagcaggacaCCTTGCCCCGACCAGGACACAGTCCCAGCAAGTCCCTTGCTGTCAGCTACACTCCCTACCCCATCCATCCAGGCTCGGGTCTACCTCCACTGGTCCACAAGGCCGAGGGGACCAGAAGACGGGCTCCAACACAGCATCGTAGCTCTGGCAGCCTCAGCCTTATGCTGCTCTCTGCCCGGGGCAAGGAGCACTGGGGGAGTCCCTGGGAGCCTCCTGGAGGCAGATCCAGCTCTTCCACCTCATGCCCACAGGCAGAGCCTGCTTCTTGCTCCCTGTGCAAAGGCAGTATGTCCCTGGTCTTAGCAGGAATccacacacaccacagcaaACCTTGAGGGACCAGTTTGCCCTTAGACTCTGGCAGAGCTTGCCTCGCCAGCCACACCAATAAATCCTTACCACATCGACGTGGCGCTGCCTTGCCAGCAGTTAAGTGTTGCCCAGGGGCACAGAGCCAATCCAGCTGTGAGAGAACAGCAGATTTGTGCCCTTGAGGCCTGCATACCATAGGCAGAAGCTGAGATGAGGAAAATGCTCCCAGAAGACTCCAGCAGGCGAGTTAAATGCCTCTATAGACCTGACCCCAGGACTGCCAGGGCTCATGGCAAGAGCAGCACTCGCCAAggcccagctctgcacagccTAGCCAGCTGCAGGCTCTTTGAGGGTTCAAGGCTACTTGGGATTCAAGGGTTTGAGCTCTTCTTAGCACTCCCATTTTACTAGGAACTGATTCTCCATCACCTTTTCTGATATTTTACTGCTTGCAATGCACACCCCTCCCTGCTCACCATGCCCCGGGTAGGCTGGAGCGGCAGCTCTTCCATTCCCCGCCCCCCAGGGCTATGGGGATCCCCCAAAAAGGGATGTgacagggcaggggagggggcccTGCACCTCACCCTCTTACCCAATGGCGATCACGTCCACATCGTTTGTCTCGCCCGTGTTGAGGTGCAGCAGGGATGTCACGTCATTCGGGGGCATGGCTGTGCCCACGTTCCAGGTGACCACTGTGATGCTTGGGAGGACAAAGGGAAGAACAGGCTAACACTGGGGCTCAGAGGTGTTCCCTGTCCTCCCCCGCTCAGCCCCCAGCTCCACCAAGGAAGCTCTCTGCCTGCAACAGAACTGGCCACAGCTGAAGCTTAGCCAGAGCATGTACACCACCAGGTCCTTAACTCTTGTTTGAGGGAGACGGGTCCTTGCCTCTAAATTCCCCCACGGTCTGCACCTCGGTGTATGGCAAGCCCGTCTGCAACCCAAGCCCTGGTGAAATTCTACAAACCAGCACAAAGAGCCCTCGTTTTCATCACCACTGACTTAACACAGGCAGGCTGGCTGGCACAGCAGGCAGCCTGCGAGACAGGGTGTCCCTGGAAAACTgtctcccctccctttcccaggAATCACGCATCCCTCGGGCTCCTGGGGAAAAGGACCCGGATCTCAGGCCCCAGACTCTGCCCCAGAGCACAGCCAGCCCCAAAGGCCAGGGCATTACATGTGACAGCAGCGCTGCAAGCCCCGCAGCAGTGTCCTTCACCAGCACAAAGCCACCATCAGTCACAACACATTAATGCTGTTACGCAGCATGCACCAGCAGCCCGCGGGCTCTTTCGGCAGCACTAGGACAAGTCTCAGTCACAGGGGGCACGCTTCAACAGCGAGGGAGGGTAGTGCCACATCATTTCCAGAGCTCGGGGACAGCGGGGGCAGACAGCACCCACTCCACAGCCTGCGCCTCTGATATGCCACCCCACGCAGCACCCGCTCCCCTGACCGCTGCCTGCGCAGACAGTGGGCGCTGGGCATCCTTCCCCCCCGcagcaagccctgcctggccatAGCCCCTCACCCCAAACCTCCTCCAGCCGAACACCATCCACGGCAGGACGGAAGGGGCAATTCCAGCCGGCAAGAGGCTTCGCTCGCTGCTTCTCAGCGATGGCAGCTTCGGCCCAGCACCGCTccccccccgacacccccccccacagcAACACCCGCTCACCGGAACGAGCCGTCCTCCGGGACCCTTCCCGAGCAGCCGAGGAGCGCGTCGCAGGAGTCGCCGGAGCCCGGCAGGCCGAGGGACCTCCCGAAAAGGGAGAGCTCGTCCGGCTCCGGTTTGGGGAGGGCTGCGGGCTTGGACAGGCCCACCCGCCCGCCGGCGATGAACTCGCTGGAGACGGCTTTGGGCAGGCCGGCGGCCCTGGGCGAGGAGCCCGCCCAGGCCGAGATGTGGTCGCTGGACTCCGCCTTGGGGAGCATCTCCCTCCGCTCGGCGGGCAGCGGCTTCCCGGGAGCGGCGTGCTCGAGGGGACCGAGCTCGGGGAAGGCGGGccggcccgccgccgggccggaCGCCGCCGGGGACGGcacggcggggcgggccgggggggcgcccgggctggggggcagcagggccGGCAGCGGGAAGGCGtggggcccgccggccccctcagccccggcccggccgacCTCCAGCGGCAGGGGCtgggcggcccggcccggggcccgCTCCTCGGGCCCGCCGCGCTGCGCGCCCCCGGGCCGCGGGCAGCCGTAGGGGAAGGAGTCGCAGGCGGCGTCCGGCCGGGAGCTCCTGCGGGCGCCCGGGACGCCGCCACCGGCGAGGAAAGGCGCCGCCGGGGCCCCGCCGTCGGGCTGGGTCCGGGCCGGACCGCCGGCGCCGAAGGGCACCGGCCGCGCGGGGGAGGCGGCGGACgcggggccccgcggggggccgggccggtGCCCCGAGGCGGCGGCCGAGCCCTGGTCCGCGCTGCCGCGCCGGGCCGGCTCCATCGCCGGGAGACCCGAGCGAGCGGcaccgggcccggccccgcccgccctCACCTTGcggccccgcccgccggcggcagcggcggcggcggcgccgcgcgcCCCGTGATGTCAGCGCCACCTGCGCGGCGCCTTAAAGGCGCCGGAGCGGCACGAGCCAgaccgccgccgcccgccccgccccgcgcgcacctgccgccgccccgccccgctcacGTGACGGCCTgcgccccgcctcccccccccgtgcccccgccggcggcgggagcggagCGCGCGACCACAGCGGGCTCCGTGACGGGGCAGCCCCTGCGCgtgcgcgcccgcccgcccttGCGCACGTGTCCGTGCGCGCGGGCGGGGGTTTTTTGCGCTGTCGTGTCGCGGTACGGCCGCGTGTGCACGTGCGCTGCCGTGGGCGCGTTTGTAGCCGTGGATGCGCCCGCGGGGCAGCTGCGCGAGGTGCCGCGCCTGCAGCTCCGCGCAAAACCTGCGCGCCGTACCTGCGCGCGGTGCTGCACCTGTGCGCAGCAGTGTGGGTGCGCTCACGCGCAGCGGTTTGCGCAGGCGGGTGTGAAGGCGTGCGCGGGTGCGGTTCGGGTGCACACGCGCTCgtgtgtgcctgaaggaggcgGGGGACCTGGCGACACAGGGCCAGGAGAGGGCAGAGGCCCCCCACACCTCCGGCACCTCGGCCCGTAGCAGCCGGGAGCGGCCTGCGGGAGCCCCCGAGcccagggagggctggggcaccACGTGCGAGAGGATCTTGGTGGAAGAGGACCAGGTCCCTGTGCCCGATGGGGTGGACCCACGGGTGCTGGGGGAGCCGGCTCCTGTCATCGCGAGGCCACCCTCAATAATCTGTGATCGTCACTCCTGTCCTCAGGAGGGGCACGAAGGAGGACCCAGGGACCTAGAGGCCGGTCAGCCTCACCTCCATCCCTGGGAAGGCGATGGAGCATGGTTCCTGGGAACCATTGCCAGGCCCAAAAACAACCAGAAAGTCATCAGCGTCAGCACGGCCTCACCGAGGGGAAGTTCTGCTTGGCCAGCCGGACCCCATTCTGTGATGAAGCAAGTGGCCCGGcggatgaggggagagcagcagaCGTTGCCTGGACTTCAGGAAGGCCTGTTACATCGTCTCCCACCAGATCCTCCGAGAGAAGCTGTTGATGAACAGGCTGGATGAGCAGATGttgaggtggattgaaaagtCGCCAAATGGCTGGATCCGGGAGGTGGTGGTCAGTGGCACAAGGTCTAGCCGGAGGCCAGTAACTAGCGGTGTGCaccaggggtcaatactggcTCCACTTCTGCTTAACGTCATCGTTGCTGACCTGGATGATGGAAcagagcgcaccctcagcaggtttgcagatgacaccaaacgGGGATGAGTGGCTGGTAAACCAGTGGGTTCGTGCATccatccagagggacccagACAGGCTGGAGATatgggccaacaggaacctcatgaagttcaaccaGGGCAAGCGCAACGTCCTTCCCCcggggaggaacaaccccaggcaccaggacACGCTGGGGGCCacctggctggaaagcagctctgcagaaagggCCCGGGCAGTCCTGGGGAACACCACGTTGACCATGAGTTCAGTGTGCTCTTGGGGCAAAGAAGGTGAAcggtgtcctgggctgcatcaggaGTGTTGTTAGCGGGTCAAGGGAGGTCAAGGAGGCACCGGCGAGGCCACTGCTGTAGTGTCTATTGCCGGGCTCCCAAGAGCAAGTCCAAGAGACATAGAGTTACTGGAGGGAGTCCaatgaagggccacaaagatgatggcCTGGAGCATCTTCCACATGAGGAGAGGCTGCGAGAGCTGGGACTGTCCAGCCCGGAGCAGAGGAAGCTCAGGGGTATCTCGTCGATCTGCATCAATCCCTGCAGGGAGagtgcagagaggaaggagcctggctcttctcagtggtgcccagtggcaggaccagaggcagAGGGTTCAAACTggaacacaggaggttccctctgcccatcaggaaacactttttccctCGGAGGGTGAACGAGCCCTGGCACGGGTTGCCCAGGAGGGTTTTGGAGTCTCCCACCTTGGGGATCCTCAAACGCCGTCTGGACATGGTCCCGGGCAGCTGGCTgcaggtggccctgcttgagcaggggctCGGGCCCAATgccctccagaggtccctgccaacctcaaccgGCCTGAGATCCCGTGATTCTGTGACCAGGGGGATGTGCATGTGTGCAGGTGCTTGTGTGCAGCTGCATGTGTGGGTGCGTGCAGGGGTACACGCTGTTTTGTGCACGCGTAGCCGTGTGTGCATTCTGTTGCGTGTGCGTGCAGTTGGGGAGTGCAGTATGTGTGCGTGCATGCAGCCAGATGTATGCATAGAGCTTTGTGCGTGTGCGCACGCTGTTGTTACATGTGTGTCTGCACGCACTGGTGTGTTTCTGTGCACTGCTGTGTATGCCCCTGTGTCTGGGCATACGCATGCTGCGAGCAGTTGGGGTGGGTAGCTGcatgcagctctgcctgcctgtttGTGGCTCCATGTGTGCATGGAGCTACATCTGTGCACTGGTGTGTGGACTGCATATAGCTGTGTGTATGTAGAGCTCTGTGCACACAGCTGCGCGTGTGTGCCTGCAGCTGTACATGCAGGAGGCTGCGTGAGTGTGCACAgctgtgtgtgcgtgcagctgTGTGCCGCTTTGTGCATGCACAACAGACAGGTGTGCACGCACACACCCTGTCCTGCGCGTCACTGCGTGTGTTCGcggtgtctgtgtgtgtgtgtgttcacgTTTGCAgtgggcgtgggggggggggtggtggtgcatTTGCAGTacggggggggctgcagcctgccCGCGCATTCAGTCTGTGACGGGCGTGTGTCTGCAGCGTGCAGTGCGCACGTGCGCACACGACTGCGTGTTTGCAGCGCGCATAAGCGCGTTCGCGGTACGGGTGCGTTTGCAGCGTCGTGCTCGTggtgtgcggggggggggcggggtgcGCGCGTGCGCAGGGCGTGCGTGTGCGGTACGCGCACTCGCGCTATGCGCGTGCGCAGGGTGCGCGCGGAGCAGGGGTGCGTGTGCGCGGGACGCGGCCGCGCCCGCGGAGCGGTGTTCGCGGTGCGTGTGCGCGCTCGCGCCGTGCCTGCGCGCGGCGCGTGAGCCGCGGTTGACGCGCGCCGGCAGGGGGCGAGCGTCCGCACGCTGCGCACGCGCGGCGCGCGTTtgccgccgccggcgggccgTGTGCGCGTGCCGCGGCGGCTCGCCCTGTGCGTGCGCGCGCCCGTGCCCGCCGGGGCGGGGCAGCCGGCGCGCGCGCGCGGGGTGTgacgtggcggcggcggcgggatgCTGCGGGCGCTGTCGCTCTCGCTgctggtggcggcggcggcggcggcgctggcggcggggggcggcccgggacccccccggctcCGCGGGGCCGAGCTGCGGGACCTGGCCCGGGGCAAGGTGGAGGTgagcgcggggcgggcgggcggggggcgcgggggaCACCGGGGACGCCGCCGGGGGTGACGGGCTGTCTGCTCCCGCAGACCTGCGGCGGGTGACGGCTGAACCGCCTGAAGGAGGTAGGTGCCGCTGGgggggaccggggccggggccggggccggggccggggccgccccgccgctgaGCCGAGCCGGGCCGCCCCCTCTGCCCGCAGGTGAAGGCCTTCGT
This genomic interval from Buteo buteo chromosome 11, bButBut1.hap1.1, whole genome shotgun sequence contains the following:
- the INPP5J gene encoding phosphatidylinositol 4,5-bisphosphate 5-phosphatase A, whose amino-acid sequence is MEPARRGSADQGSAAASGHRPGPPRGPASAASPARPVPFGAGGPARTQPDGGAPAAPFLAGGGVPGARRSSRPDAACDSFPYGCPRPGGAQRGGPEERAPGRAAQPLPLEVGRAGAEGAGGPHAFPLPALLPPSPGAPPARPAVPSPAASGPAAGRPAFPELGPLEHAAPGKPLPAERREMLPKAESSDHISAWAGSSPRAAGLPKAVSSEFIAGGRVGLSKPAALPKPEPDELSLFGRSLGLPGSGDSCDALLGCSGRVPEDGSFRITVVTWNVGTAMPPNDVTSLLHLNTGETNDVDVIAIGLQEVNSKINKRLKDALFTDQWSELFMDVLSPFHFVLISTVRMQGVILLVFAKYYHLPFLQDIQTDCTRTGLGGYWGNKGGVSVRLSIFGHMVCFLNCHLPAHLEKAEQRKEDFATILHMQQFEGRVASGILDHDLVFWFGDLNFRIESLDIRFVKYAIDSNILSQLWEKDQLNIAKSTWPVLSGFQEGPLNFPPTFKFDVGTNKYDSSAKKRKPAWTDRILWKIKSPSVGLGAGGRRPSRGVLSVSQLCYCSHMEYTVSDHKPVAAIFAVQFASKADKPPVEIYVADEWSRPEQAVVRYKMSAGFHRSSWDWIGLYRVGFRHPKDYVSYVWARSDDGERCLDKQLCAQVMFSEEALPKGKGEYILGYYSNTSSSIAGVTEPFQISLPRSEEGSSPTDSSGSSSEEEDDSTLVLLAPKSRSPSPGKMKRHRSRSPSLAKFQGLILRPSSRDRGTSRSPSPQSRRGLPGDIPTIHLPQEELGRRGAKAKEPGRAVDSQEGSSFYQTVREQGGPRRVSADNPLARADPRNLGLLPALRLEMIDQAMGRRRESTDQGYPCRRMSPTSPPGCSTSPKEGSSPQELDSHSCAMGR